Below is a genomic region from Pseudomonadota bacterium.
TTCCCAGCCTGACGGAAGTTCTTTTTTCCCTGGGGCTGGATAAACAGGTTGTCGGGGTAACCGATTTTTCCACTTTCCCACCAGCCGCCCGGACAAAACCAAGAATCGGCAGCTTTTTTAACCTTAATCTGGAAAAAATTATTTCCCTGCGTCCGGATCTGGTAGTTGCCAGTATGGAGGGTAAACAGGAAAAAATTATAGTTTCACTAAAAAAGTTCCATATTCCCATCTATCGGGTCAATCCTCGAAGTTTGAATGATATTTACCGGAGTATCAGTAACCTGGGTGAGATAACGGGCACCCTGCCTCAAGCCCAGCAGGTTATTTTATCAATGAAAAAGCAGGTTGGGGTCGTGGAGAGGCGAGTTGCCCAGCGACCGAAGAAACGGGTTTTTTATCAGGTTGGAGTCGATCCCATCGTTACTGTTAATGGTGGAACTTTTGCCGCTGATTTGATTCGCCGTGCTGGTGGTATTCTCGTAACCGAGAAAAATCCCATCCTGTATCCCCGGTATTCCATCGAACGGGTTATTGCTGATAACCCCCAGGTAATTATCATTTCTTCCATGTCGCCCAAGACGAACTATCGCCGTTTTGCCGGAACCTGGAAAAAATGGCGTTCCATTGAAGCTGTTCGTCTGCACCAGGTCTATGTTATTGAAGCTGACCTGGTTGATCGGCCTTCCCCCAGAATCGTTCTTGGACTGGAAAAAATTGCCCGTTTGCTTCACCCTGAAGTCTGGTGATGGTGATGAAAACGAAACAGGATTTTTGAAAAATGATTAATGAAAAACTGGAAAATGAACGGCGGGGCATTACCGGCCGCCGCTATCTGACCTGTGAAAAATATGGTGATGTGTTTGAAGTCAGGGAAGGTTTGGCTTGTCACCACCCTAAAGAAACCTGTAAATACCGTTTGTCATGTCCCATTTACCAGATAGGGCAAAATGATTGACGAAGGGGCTAAAGGTTAAAGGCTAAAGGCCAAAGGTTAAAGGCCAAAGGTTAAAGGTTGCCGGGATCGGGGACATTGCTTTAGCGCGACCCTCGAAGAGGGCGAAGCAAAGCCTGAAAATCATTATTGGTTAGTGTCTGGTGGTTGGATAAATTATGATGGTTTTCAGCAAAACCAAGGCAAAATTATTGATGGTGCAGGGCACCGGTTCAAGTGTTGGAAAGAGCGTGCTGGTGGCTGGTTTATGCCGCTATTTTGCCCGTTTGGGGGTAGCTGTTGCCCCTTTTAAAGCCCAGAATATGGCCCTTAATTCTTTCATTACTCCCGAGGGTCATGAAATGGGTCGGGCTCAGGTGGTGCAGGCCGAAGCCTGCGGGTTGGTGCCTCATGTGCATATGAATCCGGTTTTGATCAAGCCCAACAGTGATGTCGGAGCCCAGGTGATTATCCACGGTGTTCCGGTGGGCAATATGTCAGCGGTTAAGTATCATCAGTATAAGGGAAATGCCTGGGAAGCGGTGTTGAGCAGCTTTTCATTTTTACAGGACAACTATGAATTAATTATTATTGAAGGGGCCGGCAGTCCGGCGGAGATTAACCTGCGTGAGCATGATATTGTCAATATGGGTTTGGCAACCCACATCGGGGCACCGGTTCTGCTGGTTGGAGATATTGATAAAGGTGGAGTTTTCGCCTCGCTGGTGGGTACCATGGAATTACTGTCTCCTGCCGAACGGGAATTGATCAAAGGTTTTGTGATCAATAAATTTCGCGGTGATTGTCGGCTGCTGGAACCAGGATTGGAGACCATCTCCCGCCGTTGCGATGTGCCTTTTGTCGGGGTGGTTCCTTATTTCCGTGATCTTTATCTGCCTGAGGAAGATGGAGTGGCGGTGGAAGGATATGGCAAGAGGGCCGAAGATGAAGTGGCCGTATCCCCGGTTGAAAAACTGCTGGTGGCCGTGATTAAACTGCCCCACATTTCAAATTTTACCGATTTTGATGCCCTGGTCCAAGAAGTGGATGTTCGGCTGGACTATCTGCAGCCCGAAGAAGATATTGCCGGTTATGATCTGGTTATTATCCCCGGCAGTAAAAATACCATTGATGATCTGCAGCGGCTGCTCCAGGCGGGTTTTGCTCATCGCATGACTGAATTTGCGGCTGCCGGCGGTGCGGTTGTTGGTATTTGTGGCGGCTATCAGATGCTTGGTCAATGTATTATCGATCCTTACCAGGTGGAGACCACCCAGGGACGGGTGGAGGGATTTGGGCTTTTGGCGGTGCAAACCGAGTTGGCCCGGGAAAAAGTGACTGTCCAGAGTCGTGGTGAATTGGTTGCTGGTGCCTGGCCGACCATGTTCCAGCTTCAGGTTTCCGGCTACGAAATTCATATGGGTCGTACCCGGTTGGAGTCCAGCGCCAAGTCGTTGTTGCTGGTGGCGGAAAACAGCACTCAGGCTGCTCATTATGATGGGGCCTTGAGTGCTGACGGGACCGTATGGGGGACCTATTTCCATGGAATTTTTGATAACGATGATTTTCGCCGCCAGTACCTGAACCGGTTGAAACAAAAACGTTTTGGGGCCCAAACAGCGTCCCTGCCGACAGGTTCATTCGCAGCGCAAAAGGAAAAGGGTTTGGACTTACTGGCTGATTTGCTGGCTGACACTCTTGATATGACGGCAATAAAAACCATCATTGAGAATTGCTGAATGTCTAAGACGGTTTGTTACTTTATTCTGTTATCTCTTTTTATTGTTCTGATTATCATGATCTCGGCGGCGCTTGGAGCTGCCCAGCTTTCTCTGGCGGCAGTACTGAAGGCGCTGGTTGGCGGATTGCCGGGGCTCAAAAGTCTGCTGCATGGTGAAACGGTGCCCCTGAGTCACCATTTGATAGTCTGGGACGTGCGGCTGCCCCGTATTCTGGTGGCCCTGCTGGTAGGTGCCTCCCTGGGGATGGCCGGGGCCGTATTCCAGGGATTGCTGCTTAATCCTCTGGCTGATCCTTTTACCATTGGGGTTTCCGCCGGGGCGGCATTCGGGGCCACGGTGGCAATTATTCTTCAGGGGGTGATTGTTGGCCTTCCCCTGTTGCATAGCTTTGGCATTATTCCTTTTTTTGCCTTTGCGGGTGCCCTGCTGTCTTTGTTTTTTGTCTATTTCATTGCCAAAAGTGAAGGTCGGCTTTTACCGGAAAGTCTGATACTCGCCGGGGTGATTGTTGCCTCATTCTTGTCAGCATTAATCAGTTTTTGTAAAAGTATTGCCGGTGACAACCTGTCGGCTATCGTTTTTTGGATTATGGGCAGCCTTTCTGGTCGGCTCTGGCAGCATGTTTATATTTTGTTACCCTATTTTATTGTCTGTTTTATTATCATGCAGGCTCATGCCCGGCATCTTAACATTATTGCCATGGGTGATACCACCGCCATGCAGCTGGGTGTGGATGTTCACCAGATACGTCGTCGTCTGTTGTTGTTTACCTCCCTGCTGACCGCAGTCGCTGTATCTATCAGCGGCGTGATTGGTTTTGTCGGCCTGGTGGTGCCCCATATCAACCGGCTGATCCTCGGTCCCAACCATCGGACCCTGATTCCGGCATCAGCTTTGCTGGGTGGGGGGATATTAATCCTTTCCGATACCCTGGCGCGGACAATTGCCGGGTCGACGGAAATTCCCGTGGGGGTGGTGACTGCATTGCTGGGAGCACCATTTTTCTGCTATATTTTCAAGAAAAAATTCAATGGCTCCCGTTAAGAAAACCAGGGACAGCCCCCGATGAAGCCGGGGACAGTCCCGGGTTTTCAATGGCTCCCGTTAAGAATTGTCTGAAAGTGATGATTTATTGATGAGAATCCAGGCTGAAAAAGAATCTCTTTTATCCAGACGATCCTATAATGAACTGCTGCGGGTCAATAATTTAAGCTGTGGCTATGGCAGTAAGACGGTGCTGGAGGATGTTTCCTTCAGTCTCTGGACCGGTTTTTTTTGTGGTTTGTTGGGCCCCAATGGTTCAGGTAAATCCACTTTGATTAATAATCTTTGCCGGGTATTTCAGCCTCAGGGTGGTGAACTCCTGCTGAAAGGTCGAAACCTGGAAGCCTTCAGCCGCCGTGAGCTGGCAACCCAGATCGCGGTAGTGCCCCAGGATACGCATATCTCATTCCCTTTTTTGGTCCGTGAAGTGGTAGCCATGGGGCGCAATCCTCATATTTCCGGTTTATTTGCCAAAGGTTACCTTGAAGACGATCCGGTGGTTTCCCGGATTATGGCGGAAACCGGTATAGAACATCTGCAGGATCGACTCATTACCCAGATCAGTGGTGGTGAACGGCAGCTGGTACTGCTGGCCCGGGCCTTGGTTCAGGAACCGAAACTTTTGTTGCTGGATGAGCCGACTTCCAATCTTGATATTCGCCATTCAGTTAAAATCCTGCGGTTGGTGGAAAAAAAGGTGAGGGATGAGGATCTGGCGGTGCTGGCTATTTTTCATGATCTGAATATAGCCAGTATTTTTAGTGATTATCTTTTTCTGCTCCAGGATGGTCAGATTGCCTTTCAGGGTGAAACCGTCGAAGTAATGCAAAAGCGAATCCTGGAAAAGGTGTTTGCCACCGACTTAAGTGTTTATACCCCGCCTTTGATTGGCCGTCCCCAGGTTTCAATCCCCATGGTTTCATGAAAATTCAGCGGTGCCCATTATTAAGGTAATTTCTCAACTTTCTGACTTGCATTGCCAGGGCATATTGCTGGATGTTCGGGCTTGGCTCATAGCGGTATTGACCGCCGAACGAATCACACGATGTGATTCGCGGCGGGCGCCTCGGAAGCCGGCCTGTCTACGTGCGGCACGCACAGGCAGGCCATGGACGGCCGGCGAGAATGAGCGAGAGCCATGCCGGAACATCTACGAAATTTTTTCAACTGTTCTTAGCTTAATTCAGAAAGTCGAGTAATTTTTTAATGTTCCTTTTCCATCATAACCTTGGCGATGGTAAAGCGGGAAGTGGATTCATGTACCGCCTGCATGACTTTTGCCGTCAGCTTGCCACCCGGGCTGTTTCCCGGCTGTTTTCCCCAGATGATGTCGATGATGGCGGAAGGCTTCATGGTTTCTGCCGGGCCGGCCGGCATCAGGTAGTCTTCATTGCCGTTAACCCGTCGCAATAGTCCGGCGTCCAGTAAATCAGCACTGATGTTCCGAACTGTTGGTTCCGGTTCATTCATTGTTTGAGCCACGTCCTCTAAATTGCTTTGTTTTTGCTGCTGAAAATCCTTGAAGATAAGTGTCAGTAAATCCAGACTGAGAGCAAGCCGTTTTACCGGGGTGATGATTGTTTGTTTTGGCTGATAATAACGATATACCTGAAGAGCGAAGGCTACTTCAGCTCCGGTCAGAAAAACAATCCAGCCTAGATGAATCCAGAGTAAAAAAAGTGGTACGGTGGCAAACGAACCATAAATGGCATTATACCTGGCGACGCCGAGCTGCAGGTGCAAAAAGATTTTCTGGATCAGCAGCAAACCAATGGTTCCCGCCAGACCGCCGGCCAGGGCCGGAAAAAACTTTACCTTGGTATTGGGTAGAAACTGGTAAAGCAAGGTGAAGGTGCCGGTAAGCACCAGGAAGGGAAACAGCTGTGAGCTCAAGATCAAGAGCCAGTTGGCCGGCAGCAAATATTTCAGTTTATCAGTCAGTACCGGGCTGTTCAGGGCGGCGGACATCCCCAGACCAGCATTGATGGCAATGGGAAAGAGAACCATCAGGGCCAGGTAATCCATAATCCGGCGGCCTAGAGGACGGCCGTATGGAGCCCTCCAGATGGCATTCATGGCTTCCTCGATACTGCCGATAACCATGATAACGGTAAAAAACAGGATGATAATTCCCGCGGCGCCCAGAGTGGCAAAGTTGGTGCGATCAACATAATCAAAAACCTGATCAACTGCGGCCCGTAAATGGCTGCTTAAATCCTTGTCGGCCGGTTTATCACCCTGACGGCTGTTGCTGGTCGAAGTGTCGGCAGGGGATGGGGGGGATGTTTTCTGATCTCCTGCCGTGTTTTTCTCCGGTTCAGCTGAAACCTGGGCTATCAATTTATAGGCGGTTCCCCGAAGCTGATCGCCGGCACCCAGGCCCTTGAGAACCGCGGTACTCAGTGCCAGCATGGGAACCAGGGATAAGACGATGGTGAAGGTAAGAGCGCTGGCTCTTAAAGTGACGGCGTCTTTTTTGAATTCCTGGATGATGATGGCGCAAATGCGCATGAAGTGAAAAAACCGCTGTTGCCACCATTTCCCCTCTGGTTCAGCCCAGATTCTGGCCAGGAATTCTTTTCGCTGTTTCCGGATATTGAGTGCTTTTGGATCCTTTGTTTTCATTTTCATGGTAATACGTCCTGTCTGCTCCGTCTGCGATTATAATGTTTCAGAAGTCAGAAGTCAGAAGTCTAAATATTGGTTTCCCGTCTTCTTACATCTGTCTTCTGACTCCTGGTTGATGAGTTGAGCTGATCAAAAATTGCTTTCTGACTGACCACTTGTCGTCGAGGAGCCGGAAGCCAGCATGGAAGGCCGGTAACAAGTTTTATCAAGCAGGTTGAATGGTTATTTATTCCCCGGATCAGGTCAGTGAACTGCTGGATTACCCACTCGTTTTTTACCAGCCAGTCAAACGTTGCCTGGGAGTTGAAATAAATTATATCGGCCAGGATGCGGGAAAAAAACAGTTCTTTGGTAATTACTTTGATTTTCTGGTTATAGCTTTTCTCCAACATGTTCGTGCCGCTAAGGGAATCCATAATGCTTTTCCCTGCCAGCCGGGCACTTCGCAGGGCGTAATAAATCCCTTCGCCGAAAATGCTTTCACACAGACCGGCGGCATCCCCGGTCAGCAGAACATTCCCCTGGCTGATTTTTGTTCCTATGGGTTTAACCGGCAGGGTTCCACCCCTGATTTCTTCAAGTCGGCAAGTTTGTAACAGCGGGTTTACAGCAGCAAATTCAGCCAGCAGGCGGCGTAGCGGTCGGTTTTTCGTCGTGGTGGCAATCTTGTAGAGGCCGATATTGAAATGCTCCCTTTTGGGGAATATCCAGCCATAACCTTTGTCAATAGCTCCGAAATCCAGCCATGTCCGGGAACCGAAACGTTCAAGTGTTCGCGGATCTTCAGGATAGGCTTTGGCCTGAATTGCATGGGCCAGGAAGGGTTTTTTGCCTGGAAAAAGCTGCTTGCGCACCGGACTGAATACACCATCGGCTCCCACCAGAATCCTGGCTGTCACCGGACCCTCAGAGGTTGAAACCGTGATGGTTGTGCCCTGGGGAGAAAAATGTCTGAACGTTGCCGGTGCCATCAGTGTCGCTCCGGCATTTACAGCCTGTTGGGCCAGGCAGTAATCAAAACCGGACCTGCTGACCGTGTAGCCGGCTCCGGGCATTTCCTGGTAAAAGACCCCCTTGTCCTTAAAACCCAGATAAGTTCCGGAAATTATCCGGGCATCGATTGCAGTCGGGGAGAGGCTGAGCTGCCTGAATGATTTTTGCGACAGACCGCCTCCACATACTTTGGGCCGGGGAAGAGGCGATTGCTCGATTATGATCACCGAAACCTGCTGACGGGCCAGCAGCGTGGCTAAATATCCGCCTGATGGTCCGGCACCAATAATACAGACATCGTAGATCTTCTGTTTTCCCATGGCCATAGCTGCCGCAAAAATAAAAAGGACTTCCGGGCATCCGGAAAGTCCTTTTTAATGGCGGAGAGAGTGGGATTCGAACCCACGGTGAGCGTAGCCCACAGCTGATTTCGAGTCAACCGCCTTCGACCTCTCGGCCATCTCTCCGATTTTAAATACTTTCATTGGCATACACTGCTTTATACCATAACTGTGGATGGTTGACAAATGCTATGACCAGATTGTCAAGCATAGCTGTTTGCTATGCATGTTAAATTTGTGCTGCCATCTTAAACCAGTATTTAACGGCCTTGGGATGGGAGAAAAAATGGAGATGGATATAGCTGGCGAAGACGTTTTTGTCATGGAAACCACTATCTCGGTGATTACCCCGGCGATCTTTATGTGAATAGAGTCTGGTATGGGAACTGGATATCTCCATCTCCGACCAGTGAAATTCGTGTCCCCGCAGGCTGGTGCCGGTCGGCCCGAAAAGAGTTTCGGCCAGCGTGGTCACCTCGCGATAGCCCAAAGTGCGAAGTCGAGGTTGCATTACCGAGTCTCCCGGTATGATTCCACACATGGGGAATTTATTCCCCTGATTGTCTGTAAGGTTTTCTCCCAGGAACATGAAGCCGCCGCATTCCGCGTAGACCAACCCGTCTTCTTTGCTGAAATCTCTAATTGCCAGGCGCATGTTTTCATTGGCAGCCAGCTCGTTGGCAAAGACTTCGGGAAAGCCGCCTCCGAGGAAAATGCTCGAGATATCACTCGGTAGTTTTTGGTCCGCAAGCGGAGAAAATTCAACGATTTCAAAACCGGCCTGACGCAGCAACTGGAGGTTGTCAGGATAGTAGAAATGGAAGGCCTGGTCGTGGGCCAGACCTAAACGAATCTTGGCCTTTGGCAGTGGTTTTTGCTTGGGTGCAGCCGGTTTCGACACTCGGGAAATTTCCAGCAGCCGGTCAATATCGATATGTTTTTCAGCGCCATCGGCCAGGCTTTCAAACCATTCATCCGCTTTTCGGTTTTCGAGGAAAGGAACCAGGCCGAGATGGCGTTCTTCCAGCCGCCATTCCGGTATTTTTGGTAAAGCGCCGAGCAGCGGTGGCAGTCTGGCGGCGGCCAAAGCCTCATGCAGTAGTTGAGCGTGTGAATCGCTGCCGACGTTGTTGGCGATAATGCCGGCAATACGGACGGCCAGATGAAATTCACAAAACCCTTTTACCAACGGCGCAATGGTGCCGGCCATGCCGCGGGCGTCCACCACCAGGACAACCGGCAGATTAAGCAAACGGGCGCAGTCGGCGCTGCTGCCTGCGAGAGAAGTTGGAGAAAAGCCGTCAAACAGTCCCATGACTCCTTCAACAATGGCAACGTCAGCCGGTTGACAGGCCCGGGCAAAGGATTTTTGCACTCCCGGGGAGGTCATCATCCAGGTGTCAAGGTTAATCGATTGTTTGCCGGCGGCTCGGGTGTGAAAGGTAGGATCAATATAGTCGGGACCGCATTTAAACGGCTGCAGACAGAGACCCCGGCGTTTTAAAGCCCGTAAGAGAGCCAGAGTGATAGTCGTCTTACCACTACCAGAATGGGTTGCCCCGATACAGAAAGCTGAAAAATCAGTTTTGCTTGAAGTATTTTTCAGCATACCCTCTCCGGTCATAAAAGATCCCCTTATTGATTACCGATGTTGAGTTGCCAATGACAATCAGGGAGTTCATGTCAACCATTTCCAGCGGCAGATCGCCAAGACGACCGAGCCATTTTTCTTCATCTTTCCGACTCGCGTGCTTGACCACGGCAGCCGGAATTTCAGCGCCTCGATGCTGACGGAAAATCTCTACTGCCCGGTTCAGCAACTCCCGCCGTTTTTTACCAGCGGGATTATAAAGGGCACAAGCCATATCTGATCTTGATATTGCCTCAAGATTGCGGATAATTGTTGCCGTCGGAGTGAGCAGATCGGAAAGGCTGATAATGGCACAACCGTTGGTTAATGGGGAGCCGAGCCGGGCCGCGGCGGCATTGACCGCGGTCAGGCCGGGAACCACCTCGATGGCAATATCGACAAAGCGCTTTTCCAGATCCCTGAGTTCATAGATTAGACCGCCCATGGCGAAAATACCGGGATCACCGGAACAGACAACACAGACATCCTGGCCTTGCAAAGCTTCTTCAAGGGCCAGGCGGCAGCGTTCCACTTCACCGCCCATGCCGTTTTTAATAACTTTTTTATCTGCCAACAGATCATTGATCTGGGCGACATATTTTGTGTAGCCGGCAATGACCGGGCAGCGTTCAATAGCCGCCAGAGCGGCCGGGGTAACAAGATCGCGTCGGCCCGGCCCCAGGCCGATGACGTAGACTGTTCCTGTCATATTTATATTATCCATTTAGATTACTTTCCTGGTTTTCCAGTTTGCAGGTTGCCAGGGCAAAGGTAATAGTGATGAACTTCTGTTTTGGTACGATCAGCTGACCTTTGCCGGCCAGCAACGAAGCGGCTTCGGCCACCGAAGGGCTGCCGATTTTTTCCCGTACTCGGGCCGAAGGATTGGGGATTGGCACCTGACAAAGTGCGGTTGGCGGAAAAAATTTAATGTTAACCCCAAGCCGGCAGGCCAGTTTTAGAAGTCCGGGCTCGTTATTTTTCACATCGCAGCTGGCCAGCATGAACAATTCCTGTCGTTCAACGCCATGCCTGTGCAAAAATTCATCCAGAGCCTTTTCCAGCTCTTCGATACTGACATGACGCTTGCAACCGACTCCCAGGACCAGCTTTCTCATGCTGACTCCGAATGTAGGATCAACAGATCGGTGGTTGCCGGCGGCTGCCAGCCGGCCGGAGGATCGAGAACAACCGCCAGCCCGGCCTTGATCTCGGCAACTGTGGAAACCTTTATCAGTTTGCTTTTGTTCAGGTAGTGGCGCTGAAAAATTTCTTCCGGCAAAAAAATGTCGATCATTTCATTGTCGAGCAGCGCGGCATTGAAGATTTTAATGTTTTTGGGATTTTCAATCCGCCAGCCCTGTCGGGCTGCCAATTCATCAAAAGCGACCAGACCGTGGGTATCGGTGGCGGTCGTAATAATCGCCTGCCCCCCGGTAATGGCGGCAACCTTGCGGGCCAGACGATTGGCTCCGGCAATATGACCACCCACCAGGCTGATAACCTGGGCTCCGTTTTCATCACAGACCACCACCGCCGGATCGCTGGTTTTATGTTTGAGCAGCGGCGCGATTTTACGGACCGCGATCCCCGCGGCGGCGATAAAAAGATGGCCGGCAAACAGGTTCCAGTTTTTCTCCAGCAGCTGTCCCAGTTGACTCGGGGCAAATGATTGGGTTGTATCCCCGGGCTTTAGAATACGTTTAGGAATAAAGATTGTCGCCGAATTCAAGCCCGTGGCAATTTCTAAAGATTTGGCGTAGCCCTCTTCTGACATGGCGTAGAGAGCGATATCACCA
It encodes:
- a CDS encoding cobalamin-binding protein, with the translated sequence MKIQKLTWHLVLMLMLFFFDSLGLFPNIGQAAEFIDEVGNRVDIPSHPQRVISLVPSLTEVLFSLGLDKQVVGVTDFSTFPPAARTKPRIGSFFNLNLEKIISLRPDLVVASMEGKQEKIIVSLKKFHIPIYRVNPRSLNDIYRSISNLGEITGTLPQAQQVILSMKKQVGVVERRVAQRPKKRVFYQVGVDPIVTVNGGTFAADLIRRAGGILVTEKNPILYPRYSIERVIADNPQVIIISSMSPKTNYRRFAGTWKKWRSIEAVRLHQVYVIEADLVDRPSPRIVLGLEKIARLLHPEVW
- a CDS encoding cobyric acid synthase, whose amino-acid sequence is MMVFSKTKAKLLMVQGTGSSVGKSVLVAGLCRYFARLGVAVAPFKAQNMALNSFITPEGHEMGRAQVVQAEACGLVPHVHMNPVLIKPNSDVGAQVIIHGVPVGNMSAVKYHQYKGNAWEAVLSSFSFLQDNYELIIIEGAGSPAEINLREHDIVNMGLATHIGAPVLLVGDIDKGGVFASLVGTMELLSPAERELIKGFVINKFRGDCRLLEPGLETISRRCDVPFVGVVPYFRDLYLPEEDGVAVEGYGKRAEDEVAVSPVEKLLVAVIKLPHISNFTDFDALVQEVDVRLDYLQPEEDIAGYDLVIIPGSKNTIDDLQRLLQAGFAHRMTEFAAAGGAVVGICGGYQMLGQCIIDPYQVETTQGRVEGFGLLAVQTELAREKVTVQSRGELVAGAWPTMFQLQVSGYEIHMGRTRLESSAKSLLLVAENSTQAAHYDGALSADGTVWGTYFHGIFDNDDFRRQYLNRLKQKRFGAQTASLPTGSFAAQKEKGLDLLADLLADTLDMTAIKTIIENC
- a CDS encoding iron chelate uptake ABC transporter family permease subunit, whose translation is MSKTVCYFILLSLFIVLIIMISAALGAAQLSLAAVLKALVGGLPGLKSLLHGETVPLSHHLIVWDVRLPRILVALLVGASLGMAGAVFQGLLLNPLADPFTIGVSAGAAFGATVAIILQGVIVGLPLLHSFGIIPFFAFAGALLSLFFVYFIAKSEGRLLPESLILAGVIVASFLSALISFCKSIAGDNLSAIVFWIMGSLSGRLWQHVYILLPYFIVCFIIMQAHARHLNIIAMGDTTAMQLGVDVHQIRRRLLLFTSLLTAVAVSISGVIGFVGLVVPHINRLILGPNHRTLIPASALLGGGILILSDTLARTIAGSTEIPVGVVTALLGAPFFCYIFKKKFNGSR
- a CDS encoding ABC transporter ATP-binding protein, giving the protein MRIQAEKESLLSRRSYNELLRVNNLSCGYGSKTVLEDVSFSLWTGFFCGLLGPNGSGKSTLINNLCRVFQPQGGELLLKGRNLEAFSRRELATQIAVVPQDTHISFPFLVREVVAMGRNPHISGLFAKGYLEDDPVVSRIMAETGIEHLQDRLITQISGGERQLVLLARALVQEPKLLLLDEPTSNLDIRHSVKILRLVEKKVRDEDLAVLAIFHDLNIASIFSDYLFLLQDGQIAFQGETVEVMQKRILEKVFATDLSVYTPPLIGRPQVSIPMVS
- a CDS encoding YihY/virulence factor BrkB family protein, coding for MKMKTKDPKALNIRKQRKEFLARIWAEPEGKWWQQRFFHFMRICAIIIQEFKKDAVTLRASALTFTIVLSLVPMLALSTAVLKGLGAGDQLRGTAYKLIAQVSAEPEKNTAGDQKTSPPSPADTSTSNSRQGDKPADKDLSSHLRAAVDQVFDYVDRTNFATLGAAGIIILFFTVIMVIGSIEEAMNAIWRAPYGRPLGRRIMDYLALMVLFPIAINAGLGMSAALNSPVLTDKLKYLLPANWLLILSSQLFPFLVLTGTFTLLYQFLPNTKVKFFPALAGGLAGTIGLLLIQKIFLHLQLGVARYNAIYGSFATVPLFLLWIHLGWIVFLTGAEVAFALQVYRYYQPKQTIITPVKRLALSLDLLTLIFKDFQQQKQSNLEDVAQTMNEPEPTVRNISADLLDAGLLRRVNGNEDYLMPAGPAETMKPSAIIDIIWGKQPGNSPGGKLTAKVMQAVHESTSRFTIAKVMMEKEH
- a CDS encoding geranylgeranyl reductase family protein, coding for MGKQKIYDVCIIGAGPSGGYLATLLARQQVSVIIIEQSPLPRPKVCGGGLSQKSFRQLSLSPTAIDARIISGTYLGFKDKGVFYQEMPGAGYTVSRSGFDYCLAQQAVNAGATLMAPATFRHFSPQGTTITVSTSEGPVTARILVGADGVFSPVRKQLFPGKKPFLAHAIQAKAYPEDPRTLERFGSRTWLDFGAIDKGYGWIFPKREHFNIGLYKIATTTKNRPLRRLLAEFAAVNPLLQTCRLEEIRGGTLPVKPIGTKISQGNVLLTGDAAGLCESIFGEGIYYALRSARLAGKSIMDSLSGTNMLEKSYNQKIKVITKELFFSRILADIIYFNSQATFDWLVKNEWVIQQFTDLIRGINNHSTCLIKLVTGLPCWLPAPRRQVVSQKAIFDQLNSSTRSQKTDVRRRETNI
- a CDS encoding cobyrinate a,c-diamide synthase, with amino-acid sequence MTGEGMLKNTSSKTDFSAFCIGATHSGSGKTTITLALLRALKRRGLCLQPFKCGPDYIDPTFHTRAAGKQSINLDTWMMTSPGVQKSFARACQPADVAIVEGVMGLFDGFSPTSLAGSSADCARLLNLPVVLVVDARGMAGTIAPLVKGFCEFHLAVRIAGIIANNVGSDSHAQLLHEALAAARLPPLLGALPKIPEWRLEERHLGLVPFLENRKADEWFESLADGAEKHIDIDRLLEISRVSKPAAPKQKPLPKAKIRLGLAHDQAFHFYYPDNLQLLRQAGFEIVEFSPLADQKLPSDISSIFLGGGFPEVFANELAANENMRLAIRDFSKEDGLVYAECGGFMFLGENLTDNQGNKFPMCGIIPGDSVMQPRLRTLGYREVTTLAETLFGPTGTSLRGHEFHWSEMEISSSHTRLYSHKDRRGNHRDSGFHDKNVFASYIHLHFFSHPKAVKYWFKMAAQI
- the cobJ gene encoding precorrin-3B C(17)-methyltransferase; the encoded protein is MDNINMTGTVYVIGLGPGRRDLVTPAALAAIERCPVIAGYTKYVAQINDLLADKKVIKNGMGGEVERCRLALEEALQGQDVCVVCSGDPGIFAMGGLIYELRDLEKRFVDIAIEVVPGLTAVNAAAARLGSPLTNGCAIISLSDLLTPTATIIRNLEAISRSDMACALYNPAGKKRRELLNRAVEIFRQHRGAEIPAAVVKHASRKDEEKWLGRLGDLPLEMVDMNSLIVIGNSTSVINKGIFYDRRGYAEKYFKQN
- a CDS encoding cobalamin biosynthesis protein encodes the protein MRKLVLGVGCKRHVSIEELEKALDEFLHRHGVERQELFMLASCDVKNNEPGLLKLACRLGVNIKFFPPTALCQVPIPNPSARVREKIGSPSVAEAASLLAGKGQLIVPKQKFITITFALATCKLENQESNLNG